The following proteins are co-located in the Komagataeibacter sp. FNDCF1 genome:
- a CDS encoding tetratricopeptide repeat protein produces the protein MLLPRLSRMVVASLVVPFLAGIPNREIKAAPTDAIIHAGQQDLATNLLVGSVAASEGDNAEAARAFAAAAHLVPTYRLFGERAFFYSILAGSPGAAALAGSQPGGVMPDLVMGNAAALAGRWDGALANYQNAPDDPIMTLLRPLLRGWALQGAGKTDEALAALEQARQDHALGGYYTLHAALIAQLGGQQMKADTLFRQSTTMTGGDLFTALVMAHWLVAQGHEADAQALVNQRIAAMPVLESARPGIMAMIRRPVVTHATQGLAQAYGLVAMLIDQQLYAHDEGGDDDHQPDTAMETGTLRGTEQMMLRMALMLDPADSEARLLLSSMLHVRKQDRQARDALDGAPADDPFQSVYRTEQADLDLVMGHREQAAQELRDLLHESPTDRMLWSSLGDALLDQQKWAEALDAYQHAAALTPHRLEGDDWRLLFGQAIAQERLNRWPQARALIQQALQLAPNEADLLNYLGYSMVEHGGNPAMAESYLRRALALAPSDNQIRDSVGWVLMRLGHVAEGLPLLEQAAEQMPQDPAINYHLGVAYWMTGRRLEAVNEWQNAIQFQPDPMDRRKITAALAYARAWKASPANPGVALPSDLKVAAVPASPHSQANGTRR, from the coding sequence ATGCTCTTACCTCGTCTGTCACGCATGGTCGTGGCCTCCCTTGTTGTACCGTTCCTGGCCGGGATTCCCAACCGGGAAATAAAGGCGGCGCCCACGGATGCCATCATCCACGCCGGCCAGCAGGACCTGGCCACCAACCTGCTTGTGGGCAGCGTTGCCGCCAGCGAGGGTGACAATGCAGAAGCCGCGCGTGCGTTCGCCGCCGCGGCGCATCTGGTGCCCACCTATCGCCTGTTCGGCGAACGGGCGTTCTTCTACAGCATCCTGGCGGGCAGCCCGGGGGCCGCGGCCCTGGCCGGTTCACAGCCCGGCGGGGTCATGCCCGATCTTGTCATGGGCAATGCCGCCGCGCTGGCGGGCAGGTGGGATGGCGCACTCGCCAATTACCAGAACGCGCCCGATGACCCGATCATGACCCTGCTGCGCCCCCTGCTGCGTGGCTGGGCGCTACAGGGTGCAGGCAAAACGGATGAGGCGCTGGCCGCGCTGGAGCAGGCCCGGCAAGATCATGCGCTGGGGGGCTACTATACCCTGCATGCCGCCCTGATCGCCCAGTTGGGTGGCCAGCAGATGAAGGCGGATACCCTTTTCCGCCAGTCCACCACCATGACGGGTGGCGACCTGTTCACCGCGCTGGTCATGGCGCACTGGCTTGTGGCGCAGGGGCATGAGGCCGATGCGCAGGCGCTGGTCAACCAGCGCATTGCCGCCATGCCGGTGCTGGAATCGGCCCGTCCCGGCATCATGGCCATGATCAGGCGCCCCGTCGTGACCCACGCGACACAGGGGCTGGCGCAGGCCTACGGGCTGGTGGCCATGCTGATCGACCAGCAGCTTTATGCCCATGACGAGGGGGGGGATGATGACCATCAGCCCGATACGGCGATGGAAACCGGCACCCTGCGCGGAACCGAGCAGATGATGCTGCGCATGGCGCTGATGCTGGACCCGGCAGATTCGGAAGCGCGTCTCCTGCTGTCCTCCATGCTGCATGTCCGCAAGCAGGACCGTCAGGCCCGTGACGCGCTGGACGGCGCCCCGGCGGATGATCCGTTCCAGTCCGTCTACCGTACCGAACAGGCCGACCTTGACCTGGTGATGGGGCACAGGGAACAGGCGGCGCAGGAACTGCGCGACCTGCTGCATGAAAGCCCGACCGACCGCATGCTGTGGAGCAGCCTGGGGGATGCCCTGCTGGACCAGCAGAAATGGGCGGAAGCGCTCGATGCCTACCAGCATGCCGCTGCCCTGACCCCGCACAGGCTGGAGGGAGATGACTGGCGGCTCCTGTTCGGCCAGGCCATCGCACAGGAGCGCCTGAACCGCTGGCCGCAGGCACGCGCCCTGATCCAGCAGGCCCTGCAGCTTGCCCCCAACGAGGCGGACCTGCTGAACTACCTTGGCTATTCCATGGTCGAGCATGGCGGGAACCCCGCCATGGCGGAAAGTTACCTGCGCCGCGCCCTGGCCCTTGCGCCATCCGACAACCAGATCCGCGACAGCGTGGGCTGGGTGCTCATGCGGCTGGGCCATGTGGCCGAAGGGCTGCCGCTGCTGGAACAGGCGGCCGAGCAGATGCCGCAGGACCCCGCCATCAACTACCATCTGGGTGTTGCGTACTGGATGACGGGCCGCAGGCTGGAGGCGGTGAATGAATGGCAGAACGCCATCCAGTTCCAGCCCGACCCCATGGACCGTCGCAAGATCACGGCGGCGCTGGCCTACGCCAGGGCATGGAAGGCCAGTCCGGCGAATCCGGGCGTGGCGCTGCCATCCGATCTCAAGGTGGCGGCTGTGCCCGCTTCCCCCCATTCACAGGCAAACGGAACCCGTCGCTGA
- a CDS encoding ABC transporter substrate-binding protein, which yields MNIMKHALKTTSLALCASLMAAPVVPAVFPIHAAHAASASDTQVQEPIKALYAALERIQAKGSGSFEQRSQALAPAIDRAYDMEVVLASSIGPRYATLPDDQKQALLSTFRQFTIARYVSSFKPGSDARFTIDPTVTPSPAGNDRIVVTRIGSSDDPNGTEINYVMRSGAKGWQIVDVLLNAHISQVAAQRADFSSALSGGNVQKLTNLLQKKIKTFSEE from the coding sequence ATGAACATTATGAAACATGCCCTGAAAACCACCTCTCTGGCGCTGTGCGCCAGCCTGATGGCGGCACCGGTCGTCCCTGCCGTCTTCCCCATCCATGCGGCCCATGCTGCCAGCGCATCCGATACACAGGTGCAGGAACCGATCAAGGCGCTCTACGCGGCCCTTGAGCGCATACAGGCCAAGGGATCGGGTTCGTTCGAACAGCGCTCGCAGGCCCTCGCCCCTGCCATCGACCGCGCCTATGACATGGAGGTCGTGCTCGCATCCTCCATCGGCCCGCGCTACGCCACCCTGCCCGATGACCAGAAGCAGGCCCTGCTGTCCACGTTCCGCCAGTTCACCATCGCCCGCTATGTCTCCAGCTTCAAGCCTGGCAGCGACGCACGCTTCACCATTGACCCCACCGTCACCCCCTCCCCCGCTGGCAACGACCGTATTGTTGTAACACGCATCGGCTCGTCCGATGACCCGAACGGCACCGAAATCAACTACGTGATGCGCTCCGGCGCCAAGGGCTGGCAGATCGTTGACGTGCTGCTCAATGCCCATATCAGCCAGGTCGCCGCACAGCGCGCCGATTTCAGCTCGGCGCTTTCAGGTGGGAATGTGCAAAAACTGACAAATCTGTTACAGAAGAAAATCAAGACGTTTTCGGAAGAGTGA
- the hpnH gene encoding adenosyl-hopene transferase HpnH produces MAVPIMQAVRVGAYVVKQHVTRRKRYPLVLMLEPLFRCNLACAGCGKIDYPAQILNQRMTVQECLDADTEAGAPVIAVAGGEPLLHKEMPEIIRGLIARKKYVYLCTNALLLEKKMDDYEPNPFFSWDVHLDGDPAMHDASVCQDGVYERAVAAIKKAKARGFRVSINCTLFDGADPKRVAAFFDEVMAMGVDGIMTAPGYAYERAPDQEHFLNRQKTKQLFRDIFRLGKGKKWRFTQSPLFLNFLAGNEQYHCTPWGKPLRNVFGWQRPCYLLGEGYAKSFEELMADTDWDAYGTGNYEKCADCMVHSGYESTAVMDAVRRPWHIAKVALFGPETEKPMAPEISLAHQRPAEYVFTQHVDAKMAELAARKKPAAPPRVNRVSTPAETADAAD; encoded by the coding sequence ATGGCCGTTCCTATTATGCAGGCAGTCCGCGTGGGCGCCTATGTTGTCAAGCAGCATGTCACGCGGCGCAAACGTTATCCGCTCGTGCTTATGCTCGAGCCATTGTTCCGCTGTAACCTGGCCTGCGCCGGGTGCGGCAAGATCGACTATCCCGCCCAGATCCTCAATCAGCGCATGACCGTGCAGGAATGCCTTGACGCGGATACTGAGGCCGGTGCCCCCGTCATTGCCGTGGCCGGTGGTGAACCGCTGCTGCACAAGGAAATGCCGGAAATCATCCGTGGGCTGATCGCGCGCAAGAAATACGTCTACCTGTGCACGAACGCCCTTCTTCTTGAAAAGAAGATGGATGATTACGAACCGAACCCGTTCTTCTCGTGGGACGTGCATCTGGACGGTGATCCGGCCATGCATGATGCCTCGGTCTGCCAGGATGGCGTGTACGAACGCGCCGTCGCCGCGATCAAGAAGGCGAAGGCCCGTGGTTTTCGCGTGTCGATCAACTGCACCCTGTTCGATGGCGCTGATCCCAAGCGCGTCGCCGCCTTCTTTGATGAAGTGATGGCCATGGGTGTCGATGGCATCATGACCGCGCCGGGCTATGCCTATGAGCGCGCGCCGGATCAGGAACACTTCCTGAACCGCCAGAAGACGAAGCAGCTGTTCCGCGACATCTTCCGTCTGGGCAAGGGCAAGAAGTGGCGCTTCACGCAGTCGCCGCTGTTCCTGAACTTCCTGGCGGGCAACGAGCAGTATCACTGCACGCCATGGGGCAAGCCGCTGCGTAACGTGTTTGGCTGGCAGCGCCCGTGCTACCTGCTGGGCGAAGGGTACGCCAAGAGCTTTGAAGAACTCATGGCCGATACCGACTGGGATGCCTACGGCACCGGCAATTACGAAAAATGCGCCGACTGCATGGTCCATTCGGGCTACGAATCAACGGCGGTGATGGATGCGGTCCGCCGCCCCTGGCACATTGCCAAGGTCGCGCTGTTCGGGCCGGAGACGGAAAAGCCGATGGCGCCGGAAATCTCGCTGGCGCACCAGCGCCCGGCGGAATACGTGTTCACCCAGCATGTGGATGCGAAAATGGCGGAACTGGCGGCGCGCAAGAAGCCTGCCGCCCCCCCGCGCGTGAACCGGGTCTCCACCCCGGCGGAAACGGCTGACGCTGCGGACTGA
- a CDS encoding uracil-DNA glycosylase family protein, translating into MTDSLSLLRLYVEWGADDALDSHPHDWMAQDATIHNRALPTQSPSIQPRTGNQHQNDRPSPVMSPPSPPAMPPPGRTAPQRATAPMVEQAVAAARQAAQAASTLAELHAAIRDFGACPLRDTATHSVFVEGPENAPLMLIGEAPDADEDRSGHPFAGESGALVTAMFASIGIARDSLLTAPVIPWRPPGGRPPYEAETGICLPFLQRAITLARPGRVVLLGNLPVSVLLGGRTTAARMRGRWRDLALPPMGAAGATTVPVLAMRHPQQLRASATARRDTWKDMLLIRETLGNMTIKS; encoded by the coding sequence ATGACTGATTCCCTGTCCCTGTTGCGCCTGTATGTGGAATGGGGCGCCGACGACGCGCTGGACAGCCACCCGCATGACTGGATGGCGCAGGATGCCACAATACACAACCGTGCGCTGCCGACACAGTCCCCCTCCATACAGCCCCGGACGGGAAATCAACATCAAAATGACCGCCCGTCCCCGGTCATGTCGCCGCCGTCGCCTCCGGCCATGCCCCCCCCGGGCCGCACCGCGCCACAGCGCGCGACCGCCCCCATGGTGGAACAGGCGGTGGCGGCAGCCCGACAGGCGGCGCAGGCGGCGTCCACGCTGGCGGAACTGCACGCCGCCATCCGGGATTTCGGGGCCTGTCCGCTGCGGGATACGGCAACCCACAGCGTTTTTGTGGAGGGACCGGAAAACGCCCCCCTCATGCTGATCGGCGAGGCCCCGGACGCGGACGAGGACCGCAGCGGCCACCCCTTCGCGGGGGAAAGCGGGGCGCTGGTCACCGCCATGTTCGCCAGCATCGGCATCGCGCGTGACAGCCTGCTCACGGCCCCGGTCATACCCTGGCGCCCACCGGGCGGCCGCCCGCCCTACGAGGCGGAAACCGGCATCTGCCTGCCCTTCCTCCAGCGCGCCATCACTCTTGCCCGGCCCGGGCGCGTCGTGCTGCTGGGCAACCTGCCGGTTTCCGTGCTGCTGGGCGGCCGGACCACGGCGGCCCGCATGCGTGGCCGGTGGCGCGACCTTGCCCTGCCACCCATGGGTGCCGCTGGCGCCACCACCGTGCCGGTTCTGGCCATGCGCCACCCCCAGCAGCTGCGCGCCAGTGCAACCGCCCGCCGTGACACGTGGAAGGACATGCTGTTGATACGTGAAACACTCGGGAACATGACCATAAAATCATAA
- the dxs gene encoding 1-deoxy-D-xylulose-5-phosphate synthase, translated as MDQTKPAIPTLGRYPQLDRVRAPHDLRNLSVEQLKQLAEELRSETIDAVSTTGGHLGASLGVVELTVALHAVFDTPDDRVIWDVGHQAYPHKILTGRRERIRTLRQPGGLSGFTRRSESEYDPFGAAHSSTSISAGLGMAVAHHLRAEEDPSYRERNVIAVIGDGSISAGMAYEAMNNASHCGPGAERLIVVLNDNEMSIAPPVGAMSNYLSRLMSSRKFLSLRELAAKMAKRLPGRLERTAKKADEYARGIMTGGTLFEELGFYYVGPVDGHDMNQLVHILRNLRDAEDVGPVLLHVITEKGHGYRPAESAGDKYHAVSKFNVVTGEQKKGPSGPPSYTSVFAGELVRQAATDEKIVTITAAMPSGTGLDKFAKLYPDRFFDVGIAEQHAVTFAAGMATEGLRPFCAIYSSFLQRAYDQVMHDVVLQKLPVRFAIDRAGLVGADGATHAGSFDIAYLGCLPGITLMAPSTEVELKHMTATAIAFDEGPIGLRYPRGAGLGLDLPAAGEVLEIGRGRIVREMTRQTGPEQGGIAILSLGPRLAEALKAADMLAAHGLSPTVADARFAKPIDTALVEQLARNHAVLITIEEGSVGGFASFVMTHLAKTGLLDRVRFRPMTLPDRFIDHNTQDAQYIEAGLDAAAITNTALDALGVGISMTQPLLKTANGPKS; from the coding sequence ATGGATCAGACCAAGCCCGCGATTCCCACCCTCGGGCGCTACCCGCAGCTTGACCGGGTGCGCGCGCCGCATGACCTGCGCAACCTGTCGGTGGAGCAGCTGAAGCAACTGGCGGAGGAACTGCGGTCCGAGACGATCGATGCCGTGTCCACGACGGGTGGCCACCTTGGGGCGTCGCTGGGCGTGGTTGAACTGACCGTGGCGCTGCATGCCGTGTTCGACACACCCGATGACCGGGTGATCTGGGATGTGGGCCACCAGGCCTATCCGCACAAGATCCTGACCGGGCGGCGCGAGCGCATCCGCACCCTGCGCCAGCCGGGCGGGCTGTCGGGCTTCACGCGGCGCAGCGAGAGCGAATACGACCCGTTTGGCGCGGCGCATTCGTCCACCTCCATTTCCGCGGGCCTGGGCATGGCCGTGGCCCATCACCTGCGCGCGGAGGAGGACCCCTCCTACCGCGAGCGCAACGTGATCGCGGTGATCGGCGATGGCTCGATCTCGGCGGGCATGGCCTATGAGGCGATGAACAACGCCTCGCATTGCGGCCCCGGCGCCGAGCGCCTGATCGTGGTGCTCAACGACAACGAGATGTCCATCGCGCCCCCGGTCGGCGCGATGTCGAACTACCTGTCGCGGCTGATGTCCTCGCGCAAGTTCCTCTCCTTACGCGAACTCGCCGCCAAGATGGCCAAGCGCCTGCCCGGCCGGCTGGAACGCACGGCAAAGAAGGCGGATGAATACGCGCGCGGCATCATGACCGGCGGCACGCTGTTCGAAGAGCTGGGCTTCTATTATGTCGGCCCGGTGGACGGGCATGACATGAACCAGCTGGTTCACATCCTGCGCAACCTGCGCGATGCCGAGGATGTCGGCCCCGTGCTGCTGCACGTGATTACCGAGAAGGGCCATGGCTACAGGCCGGCCGAATCGGCGGGCGACAAGTACCACGCGGTCTCGAAGTTCAACGTGGTGACCGGCGAGCAGAAGAAGGGCCCGTCCGGCCCGCCCAGCTACACCTCGGTCTTTGCCGGCGAACTGGTGCGCCAGGCCGCAACCGACGAGAAGATCGTCACGATCACCGCCGCCATGCCGTCCGGCACGGGGCTGGACAAGTTCGCCAAACTCTACCCTGACCGCTTTTTCGACGTGGGCATTGCCGAACAGCATGCCGTGACATTCGCCGCCGGCATGGCGACGGAGGGGCTGCGCCCGTTCTGCGCCATCTATTCCTCCTTCCTGCAGCGCGCCTATGACCAGGTGATGCATGACGTGGTGCTGCAGAAGCTGCCGGTGCGCTTCGCCATCGACCGCGCGGGGCTGGTGGGCGCCGATGGCGCAACCCATGCCGGTTCGTTCGATATCGCCTATCTGGGCTGCCTGCCCGGCATCACGCTGATGGCGCCAAGCACCGAGGTGGAACTCAAGCACATGACGGCCACCGCCATCGCGTTTGACGAAGGCCCGATCGGCCTGCGTTACCCGCGCGGCGCGGGTCTGGGGCTGGACCTGCCGGCGGCGGGCGAGGTGCTGGAGATCGGGCGCGGGCGAATCGTGCGCGAGATGACACGCCAGACCGGGCCGGAACAGGGAGGCATCGCCATCCTCTCGCTCGGGCCGAGGCTGGCCGAGGCGCTGAAGGCGGCCGACATGCTGGCAGCGCACGGCCTGTCCCCCACCGTGGCCGATGCCCGCTTCGCCAAGCCGATCGACACGGCGCTGGTCGAGCAGCTGGCGCGCAACCACGCCGTGCTGATCACCATCGAGGAAGGATCGGTTGGCGGGTTTGCCAGCTTTGTCATGACACATCTGGCAAAGACCGGTTTGCTGGACCGCGTGCGCTTCCGCCCCATGACGCTGCCCGACCGCTTCATCGATCATAACACGCAGGACGCACAGTATATCGAGGCAGGGCTGGATGCGGCGGCCATTACCAATACCGCCCTTGATGCGCTGGGTGTCGGAATCAGCATGACGCAGCCCTTGCTAAAGACAGCAAACGGACCGAAATCATGA
- a CDS encoding hemolysin family protein: MIVSLIVILCLVLLNGLFAMGELALISARRARLAILARNGTKGADRALRLAADPQSFLPTVQIGMTLVSILEGTFGGNSIEAGVSHWLAHVPALRSIADELAMFLVVSAITAVMLVLGELVPKQIALQQPELIAARLSLLLEWMAWFTRPVVWLLGRSSELVLRLMGVGGAIRQSVSVEELRAYIAEGAQAGVLEQEERDMIERLLRLAERPVRAIMTPRNELCWVERHVPRAQLLQILRSTTYSRIVVCEGGVDNPVGIILAKDMLDRFLDGKSPSVEIGLRHPISVPDTLSAFDMLERMRASPLGLALVLDEYGSFEGIVTSSDLFGAIVGEQHEPGNTPPQRLAHDDVLVLDGSMPADEVKDRLGLSDLPAEGSYHTLAGLVLALLRRVPAKGDKVVFSGWLFEVLEMEGRRVVRVQASRQLLAEN; this comes from the coding sequence ATGATTGTCTCGCTGATTGTCATATTGTGCCTTGTTCTGCTCAACGGGCTTTTTGCCATGGGTGAACTGGCGCTGATTTCCGCCCGCCGCGCGCGGCTGGCCATTCTGGCCCGCAATGGCACCAAGGGGGCGGACCGTGCCCTGAGGCTTGCGGCGGACCCGCAGAGCTTCCTGCCCACCGTCCAGATCGGCATGACCCTTGTCTCGATTCTGGAAGGCACGTTTGGCGGCAACAGCATCGAGGCCGGGGTCAGCCACTGGCTGGCCCATGTTCCTGCCCTGCGCTCCATTGCCGATGAACTGGCCATGTTCCTTGTGGTCAGCGCCATTACCGCCGTCATGCTGGTGCTGGGTGAACTTGTGCCCAAGCAGATCGCCCTGCAGCAGCCCGAACTGATCGCGGCCCGCCTGTCACTGCTGCTGGAATGGATGGCATGGTTCACCCGCCCGGTCGTGTGGCTGCTGGGCCGTTCATCCGAACTGGTGCTCAGGCTGATGGGGGTAGGCGGTGCGATTCGGCAGTCCGTCTCGGTCGAGGAACTGCGTGCCTACATTGCCGAAGGCGCACAGGCAGGCGTGCTGGAGCAGGAGGAGCGCGACATGATCGAGCGCCTGCTGCGACTGGCGGAACGCCCGGTCCGTGCCATCATGACCCCACGCAACGAACTGTGCTGGGTCGAACGCCACGTGCCGCGCGCGCAACTGCTGCAGATCCTGCGCTCGACCACCTATTCGCGTATCGTGGTGTGCGAGGGGGGGGTGGACAACCCGGTGGGCATCATTCTTGCCAAGGACATGCTGGACCGATTCCTTGATGGCAAGAGCCCTTCGGTCGAGATCGGGCTGCGCCATCCCATCTCGGTGCCCGATACGCTGTCCGCCTTCGACATGCTTGAGCGCATGCGGGCCTCCCCCCTGGGGCTGGCGCTGGTGCTGGACGAATATGGGTCGTTCGAAGGGATCGTGACTTCATCCGACCTGTTCGGTGCCATTGTGGGCGAGCAGCATGAGCCGGGCAACACCCCGCCCCAGCGACTGGCGCATGATGACGTGCTGGTGCTTGATGGCTCCATGCCTGCCGATGAGGTCAAGGACCGGCTGGGGCTGTCCGACCTTCCGGCGGAAGGCAGCTACCATACGCTGGCGGGGCTTGTGCTGGCTCTGCTGCGGCGCGTCCCGGCAAAGGGGGACAAGGTCGTGTTCTCCGGCTGGCTGTTCGAGGTGCTGGAAATGGAAGGCCGCCGTGTGGTGCGCGTGCAGGCGAGCCGCCAGCTTCTGGCCGAGAACTGA
- a CDS encoding transglycosylase SLT domain-containing protein translates to MRGTINTPHHAVTAFLAGAAFLAGAAFAPLRAQTVEASRVDHDPTPRGDHNEETALALPRLHAHGSAAGLPRPLSPEDVGHIRRVFRLQADGRFDDAIRETAAIHDDLLLGDILAARYLNPAYHPSAGQLRLWLRTFSGLADSPAIYSLLSAMPGRGGPLPPPPAHNALDSNHPPQHIRLPEEDDPSLRVFTRNSLLDHTVRERAAQGAKGARSALRLIALTPGMNDLYAAHLQAEIAMTMFSNGENRLALSIARDAFEKSGQRLGLAGYVAGLAAWRQARPDMAEPLFEAASRASLTPGSIRAGAAYWAARAHQAMGDVTAYQPWLHRAAAAPHTFYGQLASQILGLRRMPAGRSGHTPDTIAASSDLTLATERQDIHAGSPVLGEIDIEAVAATPMGRRAFALLQVGERDRAESTLRRMWPDIQDDAALCHSTQMVADAVGMKDLSAQMLMLIDTNESEHDTHAARFPLPPLQPEHGFRMDPALVYALTRLESNFDSNAVSGSGAHGLMQVMPVTADFVIHDREHFTRRPIALHDPATNLDIGQRYVLYLAQLSTQADGRHVPPGGDMIRMLASYNAGPSAISRRSATMTEDEDPLLYIESLPNGETRDYVRRAFTYLWIYADRLGVAAPSLETLARNEWPGFGAEIAMAAHGNHTIH, encoded by the coding sequence ATGCGAGGGACAATCAATACCCCCCATCACGCGGTGACGGCTTTTCTGGCTGGCGCCGCTTTTCTGGCAGGAGCCGCGTTCGCGCCGCTGCGTGCCCAAACAGTGGAAGCCAGCCGGGTGGATCACGATCCGACCCCCCGCGGTGACCATAACGAGGAAACGGCACTCGCCCTTCCACGCCTGCACGCACATGGTAGCGCCGCCGGACTGCCGCGCCCGCTTTCACCCGAGGATGTCGGGCATATCCGCCGGGTGTTCCGCCTGCAGGCGGATGGCCGGTTCGATGACGCCATCCGCGAGACCGCCGCCATCCATGATGATCTCCTTCTGGGTGATATCCTGGCTGCGCGCTATCTCAACCCCGCCTACCACCCCAGCGCGGGCCAGTTGCGGCTGTGGCTGCGTACCTTCTCGGGGCTGGCTGATTCGCCTGCGATCTATTCCCTGCTGTCAGCCATGCCCGGCAGGGGCGGCCCGCTGCCACCCCCCCCGGCCCACAATGCGCTGGACAGCAACCATCCGCCCCAGCATATCCGCCTGCCGGAGGAGGATGACCCCTCCCTGCGCGTCTTTACCCGCAACAGCCTGCTTGATCACACCGTGCGCGAACGCGCGGCCCAGGGGGCGAAGGGGGCACGCAGCGCGCTGCGCCTGATTGCGCTGACGCCGGGCATGAACGACCTGTATGCCGCCCACCTGCAGGCCGAAATCGCCATGACCATGTTCAGCAACGGTGAAAACCGGCTGGCCCTGTCCATTGCACGCGACGCCTTTGAAAAATCCGGCCAGCGGCTGGGTCTGGCGGGCTACGTGGCGGGTCTTGCCGCGTGGCGACAGGCCCGTCCCGACATGGCGGAGCCCCTGTTCGAAGCCGCGTCCCGCGCCAGCCTGACACCGGGCAGCATCCGCGCCGGCGCCGCCTACTGGGCCGCCCGTGCCCACCAGGCCATGGGCGATGTTACGGCATACCAGCCCTGGCTGCACCGGGCGGCGGCGGCACCCCATACGTTTTATGGCCAGCTGGCCTCACAGATCCTTGGCCTGCGCCGCATGCCTGCGGGCAGGTCCGGCCACACACCCGATACCATCGCCGCGTCCAGCGACCTGACGCTTGCCACCGAACGGCAGGACATCCATGCCGGCAGTCCGGTCCTGGGTGAAATCGACATCGAAGCCGTGGCCGCAACCCCGATGGGCCGCCGCGCCTTCGCCCTGCTGCAGGTGGGTGAGCGTGACCGGGCGGAAAGCACGCTGCGCCGCATGTGGCCCGATATCCAGGATGACGCGGCGCTGTGTCACTCCACCCAGATGGTGGCGGATGCCGTGGGCATGAAGGACCTTTCGGCCCAGATGCTCATGCTGATCGACACCAATGAAAGCGAGCACGATACCCATGCGGCCCGCTTCCCGCTGCCACCGCTCCAGCCTGAACACGGCTTCCGCATGGACCCTGCACTGGTCTATGCCCTGACCCGGCTGGAATCCAATTTTGACAGCAATGCCGTATCCGGCTCCGGTGCGCATGGACTGATGCAGGTCATGCCGGTCACCGCCGATTTCGTCATCCATGACAGGGAACACTTCACCCGTCGGCCGATCGCGCTGCATGACCCGGCCACCAACCTCGATATAGGGCAGCGCTATGTGCTGTACCTGGCCCAGCTTTCCACGCAGGCCGATGGCAGGCACGTGCCGCCGGGTGGCGACATGATCCGCATGCTGGCCAGCTACAACGCCGGGCCTTCCGCCATCTCGCGCCGCAGCGCCACCATGACGGAAGATGAAGACCCCTTGCTGTACATAGAAAGCCTGCCCAATGGGGAAACACGGGACTATGTGCGCCGGGCCTTTACCTATCTGTGGATCTATGCGGACCGGCTGGGCGTTGCCGCCCCCTCGCTTGAAACGCTGGCGCGCAATGAATGGCCCGGTTTCGGGGCCGAGATTGCCATGGCGGCCCACGGGAACCACACCATCCACTGA